In one window of Leptospiraceae bacterium DNA:
- a CDS encoding flagellar basal body P-ring protein FlgI: MFHKKRYFLVFFLGLVFSLISQENTLQQTQNITIIKKENKAKIKDLVRVLGYKNNQLVGYGIVVGLNGTGDTKSSLNKQILENLFSKWNLQVSIRDFDTKNIASVMVIAEIPPFAKKGDRISCYVASIGDAKSLQDGVLLQTPLFGANGQIYALAQGKIHTTIEEKSLFQRTGTGYIPNGVIIERDLQELELGNQFRLQLLEFDFDVLTILHHTIKQNFPNINLQIDGGSIVIINERDEVLSLISQILNLEVSIPQKAKIYVYPKQQTIVLMGDISLSPFTVIRTPKPKQYDKIQREAYQGIYIYTPGLDQVRSVVQVKATNIEELVNELNQNAFTFSEIVFILQSLVDSRTIKADFILQ; the protein is encoded by the coding sequence ATGTTCCATAAAAAAAGATACTTTTTAGTTTTTTTTCTAGGATTAGTTTTTTCTCTAATTTCTCAAGAAAATACGTTGCAACAAACTCAGAATATCACAATCATCAAAAAAGAAAACAAAGCAAAAATCAAAGATTTAGTTCGTGTTTTAGGATACAAAAACAATCAATTGGTTGGATATGGGATCGTAGTCGGTCTTAATGGAACTGGTGATACAAAATCAAGTCTAAATAAACAAATATTAGAAAATCTCTTTTCGAAGTGGAATCTTCAAGTCAGTATCAGAGACTTTGATACAAAAAATATCGCAAGTGTAATGGTGATTGCTGAAATTCCTCCTTTTGCAAAAAAAGGGGATCGAATATCTTGTTATGTGGCTTCAATTGGTGATGCAAAATCCCTTCAAGATGGAGTTTTACTGCAAACACCATTGTTCGGGGCAAATGGACAGATTTATGCATTAGCTCAGGGGAAAATCCATACCACAATAGAAGAAAAATCTCTTTTTCAAAGGACTGGGACAGGATACATACCAAATGGCGTGATTATCGAAAGGGATTTACAAGAATTGGAATTAGGCAACCAATTTCGTTTGCAACTTTTGGAGTTTGATTTTGATGTATTGACAATCTTACATCATACTATCAAGCAAAACTTTCCAAATATCAACTTGCAAATTGATGGTGGAAGTATTGTAATCATAAACGAAAGGGATGAGGTTTTGAGTTTGATTTCTCAGATTTTGAATTTGGAAGTGAGTATACCTCAAAAAGCGAAGATCTATGTTTATCCAAAGCAACAAACGATTGTTTTGATGGGGGATATTTCTCTTAGTCCCTTTACTGTGATACGAACTCCAAAACCAAAACAATATGATAAAATTCAGAGGGAAGCTTACCAAGGTATTTATATTTATACTCCCGGCTTAGATCAAGTTCGTTCGGTAGTACAAGTAAAAGCAACTAATATCGAAGAGCTTGTAAATGAACTCAATCAAAATGCATTCACTTTTAGTGAGATTGTTTTTATACTTCAATCGTTGGTGGATAGTCGAACCATCAAAGCAGATTTTATTTTGCAATAA
- a CDS encoding flagellar basal body L-ring protein FlgH — protein MRFYLIELLFGLFLMLNVSFYFVYHKNSIFFLQAEDLWNGENIYAPNQESYKIGDVILIEFHENLQFHAEFEKGQQKNLSIKLIPDKLLFDFLPDVNDTRSSQKSQNFKKKDQFRFQSKIALKVVNKVGEQLFLEGFRQYQYDQLRYLVGFQAEAHTRFIKNYTIPSNYLSNLVIQVNVVEESNQNLQLEQERIIIDDATKRKIFLEYLRKILEEQNINVP, from the coding sequence ATGAGGTTTTATTTAATTGAACTTCTTTTTGGCTTATTTTTGATGTTGAATGTTAGCTTTTATTTTGTTTATCATAAAAACTCAATTTTTTTCCTGCAAGCAGAAGATTTATGGAATGGCGAAAACATCTATGCACCCAATCAGGAAAGCTACAAAATTGGTGATGTGATTCTTATTGAATTTCACGAAAACCTTCAATTTCATGCAGAGTTTGAGAAAGGACAACAAAAAAATCTATCAATTAAATTAATACCCGATAAGCTTCTTTTTGATTTTCTTCCAGATGTGAATGATACAAGGAGCTCTCAAAAAAGTCAAAACTTCAAGAAAAAAGATCAATTTCGTTTTCAATCAAAGATTGCTTTGAAAGTTGTAAACAAAGTTGGAGAACAGCTTTTTTTGGAAGGATTTCGACAATATCAATATGATCAACTTCGCTATCTTGTTGGGTTTCAAGCAGAAGCCCATACTCGCTTCATCAAAAACTACACGATACCATCAAATTACCTTTCGAATCTTGTTATCCAAGTCAATGTAGTTGAAGAGTCTAATCAAAATTTACAATTAGAGCAAGAACGCATTATCATTGATGATGCCACAAAAAGAAAAATCTTTTTGGAATACCTAAGAAAAATCTTAGAAGAACAAAATATCAATGTTCCATAA
- the flgG gene encoding flagellar basal-body rod protein FlgG, protein MLRSLWTAATGMIAQQYQMDTISNNLSNVNTTGFKKNRVDFEDLIYQQHILAGTPATPVSEIPTGVYVGSGTRVAATQKLFEMGSLQNTGNKFDLAITSEVGFFKILLPDGSFAYTRDGSFKIDSNRQIVTSNGYLLEPPIVLPEGAINHSLQVTEDGEVFVKVYDEIRPIKIGQILLYRFVNPAGLQAIGNNLFKETVASGPEIEGIPGREGFGSLLQGFLEMSNVKIVEEMVNMIVAQRAYESNSKSIITSDNMLGTAIAMKR, encoded by the coding sequence ATGCTAAGATCTTTATGGACTGCGGCAACAGGCATGATTGCACAACAATACCAAATGGATACGATTTCTAACAATCTCTCCAACGTAAATACGACGGGTTTCAAAAAAAACCGTGTGGACTTTGAAGATCTGATTTATCAACAACACATTTTGGCTGGAACACCAGCAACCCCAGTTTCAGAAATACCCACGGGTGTTTACGTGGGAAGTGGCACAAGAGTTGCGGCAACACAAAAGCTCTTTGAGATGGGTAGCTTACAAAACACAGGAAATAAATTTGATTTGGCCATTACTTCAGAAGTGGGTTTTTTTAAGATCCTTCTTCCTGACGGGAGTTTTGCTTACACAAGAGACGGTTCATTTAAGATTGATTCGAATCGACAAATTGTGACTTCAAATGGTTATCTGTTGGAACCCCCCATTGTGCTTCCCGAAGGAGCAATCAATCATAGTCTTCAAGTAACTGAAGATGGAGAAGTGTTTGTAAAAGTTTATGATGAAATTCGCCCAATAAAAATTGGACAAATCCTTTTGTATCGATTTGTGAATCCAGCAGGTTTACAAGCTATTGGAAACAATCTCTTTAAAGAAACAGTTGCAAGTGGTCCAGAGATTGAGGGCATTCCAGGAAGAGAAGGTTTTGGTAGTTTGCTTCAGGGATTTTTGGAAATGTCAAACGTGAAGATTGTAGAAGAAATGGTGAACATGATTGTGGCTCAAAGAGCTTATGAGTCCAACTCCAAATCCATCATTACTTCGGACAACATGCTTGGAACAGCCATTGCGATGAAGCGATAA
- a CDS encoding ferredoxin, with amino-acid sequence MELLIEGKKFRIVAVNKLDCTSCYSCVAHLPQYFRMDDEDLSESHNNGENINHAYVPEEDWEAIQEQIEICPGECIHWKVS; translated from the coding sequence ATGGAACTTTTGATTGAAGGAAAGAAATTTAGAATAGTAGCTGTTAATAAACTCGACTGCACTTCGTGCTATAGCTGTGTTGCCCATCTTCCACAGTATTTCCGTATGGATGATGAGGATCTTTCCGAAAGCCATAACAATGGCGAAAACATAAATCATGCATATGTTCCCGAAGAAGACTGGGAAGCCATCCAAGAACAAATCGAAATATGTCCTGGAGAGTGTATCCACTGGAAGGTATCATAA
- a CDS encoding flagellin, whose protein sequence is MIINHNISAIFSHRTLKFHDYAMGKDIEKLASGLRINRAGDDAAGLAVSEKMRTQILGLRQAERNAEDGISFIQTTEGYLQETQEIIQRIRVLAVQAANGIYTAEDRQQIQVEISQLIDEIDRIASQAEFNKMKMLTGAFARLNPSASMWFHIGPNMHQRERVYINTMTTAGLGLRNPTVLTFISISTPDKANMVIGRADEALRRISKQRADLGAYQNRLEHAAKGLMNAYENIQASESRIRDTDMAEQIISFTRYQILTQSANAMLAQANQKPQLVLQLLR, encoded by the coding sequence ATGATCATCAATCATAACATCAGTGCTATCTTTTCGCATAGAACTCTAAAATTTCATGACTATGCGATGGGGAAAGATATTGAAAAGCTTGCTTCGGGATTGAGGATTAATCGTGCGGGAGACGATGCCGCAGGTCTTGCCGTTTCAGAAAAAATGAGAACCCAAATCCTTGGACTACGTCAAGCAGAAAGAAATGCCGAAGACGGAATTTCCTTTATACAAACTACTGAAGGTTATTTACAAGAAACCCAAGAAATCATCCAAAGAATACGAGTTTTAGCCGTCCAAGCAGCGAACGGAATTTACACAGCCGAAGATCGCCAACAAATCCAAGTAGAAATTTCCCAATTGATTGATGAAATTGATCGAATTGCCTCTCAAGCAGAATTCAACAAAATGAAGATGTTGACCGGAGCTTTTGCTCGACTCAACCCATCTGCTTCCATGTGGTTTCACATTGGTCCGAATATGCATCAAAGAGAGAGAGTTTATATTAACACCATGACAACAGCTGGTTTAGGTTTAAGGAACCCCACAGTTCTAACGTTCATCTCAATAAGCACGCCTGACAAAGCCAATATGGTCATTGGTCGAGCAGATGAAGCTCTACGTAGAATTTCAAAACAAAGAGCGGATTTAGGTGCTTATCAAAACCGATTAGAACACGCAGCAAAAGGTTTGATGAATGCTTATGAAAACATCCAAGCATCAGAATCCCGTATACGAGATACAGATATGGCTGAACAAATCATTTCCTTTACAAGATACCAAATCTTGACTCAATCCGCGAATGCGATGTTGGCACAAGCTAACCAAAAACCTCAATTAGTTTTACAACTCCTCCGTTAA
- the mtnA gene encoding S-methyl-5-thioribose-1-phosphate isomerase: protein MILSSLVFENDELKILDQTLLPQKIEYKTITNIDQAIEAIKSLRIRGAPAIGVMAALSIYVEQKRLVENRQIQSLEEFYNELNINLKKISQSRPTAVNLFYAIERIRGEVLSIAWNDLTEALKELKKVALSIFEEDKELCEKIGFWGSQLVFDGAKILTHCNTGSLATAGKGTALGVIYTAVEQNKKIFVYNTETRPLLQGSRLTSFELQYAKIPNMLITDNMVASLFANKEIDMVLVGADRIARNGDTANKIGTLGIAILSQYFSVPFYVVAPSTSIDTSIPDGSHIPIEFRRPDEVRNFRDCISSPPDVEVYNPAFDITPSHLITGIITEMGIFRYPYQF from the coding sequence AACATTGATCAAGCCATTGAAGCTATTAAAAGTCTTCGCATTCGTGGTGCACCTGCGATTGGAGTCATGGCAGCTCTTAGTATCTATGTAGAACAAAAACGATTAGTAGAAAATAGGCAAATTCAAAGTCTTGAAGAATTTTATAATGAGTTAAACATAAATCTAAAAAAAATTTCTCAATCACGTCCAACGGCAGTAAATCTCTTTTATGCTATCGAACGGATTCGTGGTGAGGTTCTTTCAATAGCATGGAATGATTTAACTGAAGCCTTAAAAGAATTAAAAAAAGTAGCGCTTTCAATTTTCGAAGAAGATAAAGAACTGTGCGAAAAAATAGGTTTTTGGGGTAGTCAGTTAGTTTTTGATGGTGCAAAAATCTTAACTCATTGTAATACAGGTTCTTTGGCTACGGCTGGAAAAGGAACAGCTCTTGGAGTGATTTACACTGCCGTAGAGCAGAATAAAAAAATATTTGTTTATAATACTGAAACAAGACCTTTGCTTCAGGGTTCCCGATTGACTTCTTTTGAGCTTCAATATGCAAAAATTCCGAATATGCTCATTACTGATAATATGGTGGCGAGTCTTTTTGCGAATAAAGAAATCGACATGGTCTTAGTTGGAGCTGACCGAATAGCGAGGAACGGGGATACAGCCAACAAGATTGGGACATTAGGTATAGCTATTTTGAGTCAATATTTTTCTGTTCCCTTTTATGTGGTTGCTCCTTCAACAAGTATTGATACAAGCATTCCTGATGGTTCTCATATTCCAATCGAATTTCGAAGACCTGATGAGGTAAGAAATTTTCGTGATTGTATTTCTTCGCCCCCTGATGTAGAAGTTTATAATCCTGCTTTTGATATTACTCCCTCTCACTTGATAACAGGTATTATCACAGAGATGGGGATTTTTCGCTATCCCTATCAATTTTAA